Proteins encoded together in one Procambarus clarkii isolate CNS0578487 chromosome 67, FALCON_Pclarkii_2.0, whole genome shotgun sequence window:
- the LOC138349791 gene encoding LOW QUALITY PROTEIN: protein lines-like (The sequence of the model RefSeq protein was modified relative to this genomic sequence to represent the inferred CDS: inserted 1 base in 1 codon), whose translation MVEPQQKRAKLPPSGDDSGGQLLPRRDLEIIHAQLIRKCLCSLQLPDILHTLAVCNDCFSSHPVAHMLRLRDETLLYISMLTLFFEVSLRQQSRGVLCSRISEVVAAGADNEGAVLDILFGFVASEDKYVSYSASRALSSLLLMLRGRASELVLEKLVENLATSVNLIEVGHSIEVVRRVIEWKDLDEHPLEGTESESGQPPECAKITLTPADTQGXNEVKYVATKKLDRKWFLLVARLTQLVNEFTMEREHVIVSFLTLWESLISVKANLSVTDTKEFYSGLERLMTPLTRHTHTVVWRKVLDLYNEVLCYGSTLALQDVLAEEPCNLAHLLIRAVKDRRFLECVPCGGSAGNRSQPNQSSAMDTSAGPSSGTASGMDQGDRTILHKVVLVVLKAIAVTVKETRCDSSSENSSRSGGSGSEDVDMAIIERSLREVVRKVDDFVKSKLPFHPEAPMAEWMVRLFADQDDWLVESMVCGLDIFTGLGIRIRQQPELHACVNPHTTFLVFLETIYLEHDVLLDLLVSNETSFLLYLLRYLKFIRRSWHEFASHCGRRLEEVMTVLIRLRFAIDRLVSKNLFPYNISPVLKLLQKCEELYEVGDH comes from the exons ATGGTAGAACCTCAGCAGAAAAGGGCAAAGTTGCCCCCCTCTGGGGATGACAGTGGGGGGCAGCTGCTGCCGAGGAGGGATCTGGAGATCATTCATGCCCAGTTGATCCGCAAATGTCTTTGTTCCCTGCAGCTGCCCGACATCCTCCATACATTAGCTGTTTGCAACGACTGTTTTTCTTCTCATCCAGTAGCCCATATGCTGCGGCTGAGAGACGAGACACTGCTTTACATCAGCATGCTTACTTTGTTTTTTGAAGTCTCCTTACGACAGCAGAGTCGAGGCGTGCTGTGTTCTCGCATAAGTGAGGTGGTAGCTGCAGGAGCAGATAATGAAGGTGCAGTTCTGGATATTCTTTTTGGTTTTGTGGCCTCTGAGGATAAGTATGTGAGTTACTCGGCCTCACGTGCACTGTCCTCGTTACTACTTATGTTACGTGGTCGTGCTAGTGAGCTAGTGTTAGAAAAGCTTGTTGAGAATTTGGCTACTTCAGTTAACCTAATAGAGGTTGGACATTCAATTGAAGTTGTAAGGAGAGTTATAGAATGGAAGGACCTGGATGAACATCCTTTAGAAGGAACTGAATCAGAGTCAGGTCAGCCCCCTGAATGTGCAAAGATTACTTTGACCCCAGCAGATACTCAAG CAAATGAAGTAAAATACGTAGCAACCAAGAAGCTTGACCGCAAGTGGTTTCTTCTGGTGGCAAGATTAACACAATTAGTGAATGAGTTTACAATGGAAAGAGAACATGTTATTGTGTCATTTTTAACACTATGGGAGTCTTTAATATCAGTGAAAGCTAATTTGTCAGTGACCGATACAAAGGAATTTTACTCAGGATTAGAACGTCTTATGACTCCGTTAACACGACATACACATACTGTGGTGTGGCGTAAAGTGCTTGATCTTTATAATGAGGTCTTGTGTTATGGGAGTACGCTGGCTCTCCAGGACGTATTAGCAGAGGAGCCCTGTAACTTGGCTCACCTCCTTATTCGTGCTGTTAAGGATCGTAGATTCCTGGAGTGTGTGCCTTGTGGAGGGTCAGCGGGAAACAGATCACAGCCAAATCAAAGCTCTGCAATGGACACCAGTGCTGGACCCAGCTCAGGAACAGCAAGTGGCATGGACCAGGGTGACCGAACAATACTACACAAAGTGGTATTAGTTGTGCTGAAAGCTATAGCCGTCACAGTGAAAGAAACTCGGTGCGATTCTTCTTCTGAGAATTCCTCACGATCTGGTGGCTCTGGATCAGAGGATGTAGATATGGCCATAATTGAACGTAGTTTAAGAGAAGTTGTTCGCAAAGTGGATGATTTTGTGAAATCCAAATTGCCATTCCACCCTGAGGCTCCAATGGCAGAGTGGATGGTGCGTCTATTTGCTGATCAAGATGACTGGCTGGTCGAGTCCATGGTGTGTGGCCTCGACATTTTCACTGGTCTCGGCATACGAATCAG GCAGCAACCAGAACTTCATGCCTGCGTCAACCCTCACACCACCTTCCTCGTGTTCCTCGAGACCATCTACCTGGAACATGATGTGCTACTTGACCTCTTAGTGTCAAATGAGACATCCTTCCTCCTTTACCTGCTTCGCTACCTCAAATTTATTCGTCGCAGCTGGCACGAATTTGCGTCTCACTGTGGCCGTCGACTGGAGGAGGTCATGACCGTCCTGATTCGTCTCCGCTTTGCCATTGACCGTCTGGTATCCAAAAATCTCTTTCCGTACAATATAAGTCCTGTTCTTAAGTTGCTacaaaaatgtgaggaactgtaCGAGGTTGGAGACCATTAG